One Danio rerio strain Tuebingen ecotype United States chromosome 13, GRCz12tu, whole genome shotgun sequence DNA window includes the following coding sequences:
- the snapc1b gene encoding snRNA-activating protein complex subunit 1b: protein MEHFREVVKTDIETLLGRLQAAESVRYEQFLEIWKDMDFSTVFFGKQEPREKRIFARLVLSVACQYFFPPFTFQIRVGALYLLYGLYNTQLATPREKIRIALKDWKDAMQFERDAMNSQHYDVTYIFRKLLSEKAFHFTAMPNLLCSREKKKDGKRKDVCEEFVDPPSRPQQLVNTDLLEEITNIHTHYEGLKKAVFTEPDPNMDLIQQNLVPKLSSSIITFSTWQKHRAQFEEQDPGEGPSNQESSSRAQLLASIKSKSYGQVVEASKSRRHRQTELIPAAGAELEHNVSSKKKSSSLKARTHLRFKAQGNDSEETTRMWCLSSVKEKKASRKLVKRFNWKPEGSSDPT, encoded by the exons TGGTCAAAACAGACATTGAAACACTGCTTGGTCGTCTTCAGGCGGCCGAGTCAGTTCGGTACGAGCAGTTTCTGGAGATCTGGAAGGACATGGATTTCAGCACAGTGTTCTT TGGTAAACAAGAGCCAAGAGAGAAAAGGATTTTTGCTCGTCTGGTTCTGTCTGTGGCGTGTCAGTATTTCTTCCCTCCATTCACTTTCCAGATCAGAGTCGGGGCCCTTTATCTGCTGTATGGGCTCTACAACACACAGCTCGCCACACCCAGAGAGAAG ATTCGCATCGCTCTGAAGGACTGGAAGGATGCTATGCAGTTTGAGAGGGATGCGATGAACTCACAACATTATGATGTTACATATATCTTCAGAAAGCTCCTGTCAGAAAAAGCTTTCCACTTTACGGCCATGCCAAACCTG CTCTGCTCTAGGGAAAAGAAGAAAGATGGGAAGAGGAAAGATGTCTGTGAAGAATTTGTCGATCCACCGTCACGTCCACAACAGCTTGTTAACACTGACCTGCTAGAG GAAATTACAAATATCCACACACATTATGAgggtttgaagaaagctgtattCACAGAACCAGATCCAAACATGGATCTGATCCAACAAAATCTGGTTCCCAAACTAAGCAGTTCCATCATTACCTTTTCAACCTGGCAGAAGCATCGCGCG caattTGAAGAGCAGGATCCTGGAGAAGGACCTTCGAATCAAGAA AGCTCCAGCAGAGCCCAGCTGCTAGCATCAATCAAATCCAAATCATACGGACAAGTTGTGGAG GCTTCCAAGTCCCGACGTCACAGGCAAACAGAGTTGATCCCTGCAGCTGGAGCAGAGCTGGAGCACAATGTGTCATCAAAAAAGAAAAGCTCATCACTCAAAGCACGAACTCATTTACGCTTTAAAGCTCAGG GAAATGACAGTGAGGAGACGACGAGGATGTGGTGTTTGAGTTCAGTCAAAGAAAAGAAAGCATCAA GAAAACTGGTGAAAAGATTCAACTGGAAACCTGAAGGTAGCAGCGATCCCACTTAA
- the LOC141377041 gene encoding uncharacterized protein has protein sequence MATPKSAPSSSRRPHRVIQRPAYLDDYIVNYAGNPSSHPVGPKEKAIMTSTPITTSQSYGTAGSSEDFMQQMMEITKQQSETARRQTELLEKVLLHSSLQASTPSSRASSRHQTPRTRILQSVEKGQPTSEVSPDVVRIQSSPWPLPNNPPTVEELSQSLRITHLRDTYFQSPPPVSRETTLTSHQYATPYSSSPLDQIRTHQHNQAEPWTKPLPPLPGQQPIQTTQPHFYNIPPAAVHPVHSRFVSVTEPMPQTSYQATSQFRANTVPYAPPPPSYWSPTVEGPTFPDFYKEDRAQYVELRMALDNLLHPQIPENYKYSILLKHVKVPNAHRLVLAHAESVTPYTNAMQALDRRYGRPYQFVLREIETLENLPAIRAGDERAFDEFSLRVQAIVGMLKALKDDGIEELHSGSNVKRLLNRLPRSQQTEFRRHHLKRNPDKTKFSLLEFADWLQLEANCLEFDPTDTTRTLNRDQRAVTRQQTRQTSILHGVNQRQTTEQVTKPTIIQQKAPNKHKPVCPYCNAEHYLSQCTAFNTLTKEQIVGWIKENKRCWKCARLHMAKDCDLQKPCHLCQAKHLSVLHDINQRKAEVTNESSSLYNSTTETLYLDQPRCGGKVFLKVVKVTLHYQQKALDTFAILDDGSEHTILLATAANHLGLKGKPEQLNLRTVHQDIRTLHGTSVSFCISTPSNPGKRYAIHGAFTAEQFGLAEYTYPVSSLQKRYRHLRGVPIPPLHKACPLLLIGSDHTELITPTEPVLLGPPGGPAAIRTCLGWALQGPSKHVQEQLPISQCLFTSNCSPSAELYHQIEKLWQMDILPYRSEKIVVRSQQDQEALNMLETQTVQVKVDGIDRYATPLLRVKTMTLLNAPKEAVMCHLRSTERRLTKDPPLALKYQEEIKKLENAGYATKIPPQEAAQSTESWYLPHHIVTHNGKHRVVFNCSYTYNGENLNKQLLPGPTLGPTLLGVLIRFREHRVAISGDIKGMFHQVRLLPKDKPLLRFLWRDLNPENPPDVYEWQVLPFGTTCSPCCATFAVQRHVFSHCQQGDKLRQSVEHSFYVDNCLQSTSSAVEARELIDGLRSILASGGFEIRQWASNEATVVRHLPKEAKSENTELWISQSQADPHEMTLGLSWHCVPDTLHYRRRPLPYQEVTMRNIYRVLASQYDPLGYIIPFTTRAKIIVRQLWAKEREWDDPLLPSELLQAWQNWEAELNHLPKITMPRCYVSATLDVPEAERELHIFCDASAEAYGSVAYLRTEHQGQIELAFIHARSRVSPKRQQSVPRLELCAALTGAQLAKLLHNELSLKIKDTFLYTQQPYLPGSNQNLADLKFLWGLE, from the coding sequence ATGGCAACCCCAAAGTCAGCCCCATCCTCTTCTCGACGTCCACACAGAGTGATCCAGAGACCTGCCTACTTAGATGACTACATAGTCAATTATGCTGGAAACCCATCTAGCCATCCAGTTGGACCTAAAGAGAAAGCAATAATGACGTCAACCCCCATCACTACTAGTCAATCATATGGAACTGCTGGTTCATCAGAGGACTTTATGCAGCAGATGATGGAGATTACAAAACAGCAAAGTGAGACAGCAAGGCGCCAAACAGAGCTCTTGGAGAAAGTCCTGCTACACAGTAGCCTTCAAGCATCCACCCCCTCCTCACGAGCATCATCACGGCATCAGACACCTCGGACCCGAATCCTGCAATCAGTGGAAAAGGGACAGCCGACATCTGAAGTAAGCCCTGATGTTGTTAGAATACAGTCCTCTCCCTGGCCACTGCCTAATAATCCCCCAACTGTGGAAGAGCTTTCTCAGTCGCTGAGGATAACCCACCTCAGAGACACCTATTTCCAGTCACCCCCACCTGTAAGCAGAGAAACCACCTTAACGTCACATCAGTATGCCACACCCTATAGCAGCTCTCCATTAGACCAAATTAGAACCCATCAGCACAACCAAGCAGAGCCATGGACTAAACCACTGCctcctctccctggacagcaaCCCATCCAAACCACCCAGCCACATTTCTATAACATACCACCTGCAGCTGTCCACCCAGTACACAGCCGGTTCGTTTCAGTGACTGAGCCAATGCCACAAACGTCATACCAAGCTACATCTCAATTTAGGGCTAACACTGTACCCTATGCACCTCCTCCTCCCTCATACTGGAGTCCAACAGTGGAAGGGCCCACCTTTCCAGATTTTTACAAAGAGGACAGAGCTCAGTATGTGGAACTTAGGATGGCTTTGGATAATTTGCTCCACCCTCAAATACCAGAGAATTATAAGTACTCCATCCTCCTGAAGCATGTGAAGGTACCTAATGCTCACAGACTAGTGTTAGCACATGCAGAATCAGTCACTCCTTACACAAATGCCATGCAAGCCCTCGACAGGAGGTATGGCAGGCCCTACCAGTTTGTGCTGAGAGAAATAGAGACATTGGAGAACCTCCCAGCTATTCGTGCTGGTGATGAGCGGGCATTCGATGAGTTTTCTCTCAGAGTCCAAGCAATAGTCGGCATGCTTAAAGCCCTCAAGGATGATGGTATTGAGGAACTGCACAGTGGGTCAAATGTTAAACGACTGTTGAACCGTCTTCCTCGATCACAACAAACTGAATTCAGGAGGCATCATCTCAAGAGAAACCCAGATAAGACAAAGTTCTCTCTCCTTGAGTTTGCAGATTGGCTGCAGCTGGAAGCTAACTGCTTAGAATTTGACCCAACTGATACCACCAGAACTCTAAATCGAGATCAAAGAGCAGTCACTCGACAACAAACCAGGCAAACCAGCATACTGCATGGTGTTAATCAAAGACAGACTACAGAACAGGTAACCAAACCCACCATAATACAGCAGAAAGCACCTAACAAACACAAACCTGTCTGTCCATACTGCAATGCGGAACATTACCTCAGCCAGTGTACCGCCTTCAATACATTAACTAAGGAGCAGATTGTGGGTTGGATTAAAGAGAATAAACGATGCTGGAAATGTGCACGTTTACACATGGCTAAAGACTGTGACCTTCAAAAGCCTTGCCACCTGTGTCAAGCCAAACATCTCTCTGTGCTCCATGACATAAATCAAAGGAAAGCTGAAGTTACCAATGAAAGCAGTAGTTTGTATAACTCAACCACAGAGACTCTGTACCTAGACCAGCCACGCTGTGGGGGCAAAGTCTTTCTAAAGGTTGTCAAGGTTACACTTCATTACCAACAAAAGGCTCTGGACACATTTGCAATACTTGACGATGGCTCAGAGCACACCATTCTGCTTGCCACCGCTGCAAATCACCTTGGTTTAAAGGGCAAACCAGAACAGTTGAACTTACGGACAGTACACCAAGATATCAGGACATTACATGGCACATCTGTATCCTTCTGTATATCCACTCCAAGTAACCCTGGTAAGAGATATGCCATTCACGGGGCTTTTACCGCAGAGCAGTTTGGATTAGCAGAATACACTTATCCAGTGAGTTCCTTGCAGAAAAGGTACAGACACCTCAGGGGCGTTCCCATACCACCCCTGCACAAAGCTTGTCCCCTGCTGCTCATTGGTTCAGATCACACTGAGCTCATCACACCAACTGAACCAGTGTTATTGGGTCCACCTGGAGGTCCAGCAGCAATCAGAACTTGCCTTGGCTGGGCTTTGCAAGGCCCCTCCAAACATGTACAAGAACAACTCCCAATTTCACAGTGCCTGTTCACATCTAATTGTTCTCCATCCGCAGAACTTTATCATCAGATTGAAAAGTTATGGCAGATGGACATCCTGCCGTACCGAAGTGAGAAAATTGTAGTAAGGTCACAACAGGACCAAGAAGCCTTGAACATGCTCGAGACACAAACAGTGCAGGTGAAAGTGGATGGAATTGACAGATATGCCACCCCACTTTTAAGAGTCAAAACAATGACTTTACTCAATGCCCCCAAAGAGGCTGTAATGTGCCATCTCCGTAGCACTGAACGCCGTCTGACAAAGGACCCACCATTAGCCCTCAAATATCAAGAGGAAATCAAAAAACTGGAGAATGCTGGTTATGCCACTAAAATACCACCTCAAGAAGCAGCCCAATCTACAGAGTCATGGTATCTGCCCCACCACATTGTGACACACAATGGAAAGCACAGAGTGGTGTTCAATTGCTCTTACACATACAATGGAGAAAATCTGAACAAGCAGCTGTTGCCAGGACCAACATTAGGCCCCACTCTCCTTGGAGTGTTAATTCGCTTCAGAGAACATCGAGTCGCCATCAGTGGAGACATTAAAGGGATGTTTCACCAGGTCCGTCTGCTCCCCAAAGATAAACCCCTTCTGCGGTTCTTGTGGCGGGACCTAAACCCAGAAAACCCACCTGATGTGTATGAGTGGCAAGTCCTTCCATTCGGCACAACCTGTAGCCCCTGTTGTGCAACCTTTGCCGTTCAGCGACACGTTTTTAGCCATTGCCAACAGGGTGACAAGCTACGACAGTCAGTTGAACATTCCTTCTATGTAGACAACTGCCTACAAAGCACTTCATCTGCAGTTGAAGCCCGTGAACTAATTGATGGTCTAAGGTCCATACTAGCCTCAGGGGGTTTCGAAATCCGTCAGTGGGCAAGCAATGAGGCCACAGTGGTCAGACATCTCCCTAAAGAGGCCAAATCAGAGAATACTGAGCTGTGGATTTCTCAAAGTCAGGCAGACCCCCATGAAATGACACTGGGACTTAGCTGGCATTGTGTACCAGACACCCTACATTACCGTCGCCGCCCGCTGCCCTACCAGGAGGTAACAATGAGGAATATCTATCGTGTCCTTGCCAGCCAATATGACCCACTAGGCTACATCATACCCTTCACAACAAGGGCCAAAATCATTGTACGTCAACTGTGGGCAAAAGAACGAGAATGGGATGACCCCCTTCTACCATCAGAACTACTGCAGGCCTGGCAGAATTGGGAGGCCGAACTGAATCATCTTCCAAAAATTACCATGCCCCGTTGTTATGTGTCGGCCACTCTAGACGTTCCAGAGGCAGAACGAGAGCTCCATATCTTCTGCGATGCCTCTGCAGAAGCTTACGGGTCAGTAGCATACCTTCGCACTGAGCACCAAGGCCAGATTGAGCTGGCATTCATTCATGCAAGATCTAGAGTGTCACCCAAAAGGCAACAATCTGTACCCAGGCTCGAACTGTGCGCCGCCCTCACTGGAGCACAGTTAGCCAAGCTGCTTCATAATGAGCTGTCACTCAAGATCAAAGACACATTCTTGTACACTCAACAACCGTACTTACCTGGATCAAATCAGAATCTTGCAGATTTAAAGTTTTTGTGGGGACTAGAGTAA